Proteins from a single region of Flavobacterium sp. YJ01:
- the dnaE gene encoding DNA polymerase III subunit alpha yields the protein MYLNCHSFHSLRYGTIPLEELISKAAALGVRAMALTDINTVTGIYDFIKGCQAAGIKPIVGIEFRSEHQLRYIGLAKNAAGLAEMNRFLTRHNFENAPLTLSAPDFENVFVIYPLENVPAVLKEHEFIGIRPEQTPVLILSDWKNQIDKMVVLQPVTFRTKTEYKLHKILRAVDLNVILSRLGNPDYCRKTEVMVDLGRILKCYEGYPQIISNTEMIIEQCNFEFDFKTPKNKKYYTNNKKDDLQLLTTLAQKGLEWRYGKNNAEAKSRMFRELKVIDQLEFSGYFLITWDIIRFSNSQRFLHIGRGSGANSIIAYCLGITDICPLELDLYFERFLNLNRKSPPDFDIDWSWKERDIILEYIFSRYGYDHVAFCGTNVEFKYRSIFREVGKVFGLPKEELDALAKNPMTLHPANEVVREVQQYGMMLEKYPNQRSMHSCGILISEEPITNYSVLEMPPKGFPIVLFDMHTAEDIGLEKFDILSQRGIGHIDDSVKLIEKNRGIRLNIRDTSISKDEASCNSFLSMGKTIGCFYIESPAMRGLLRRLKCDNYKTLVAASSIIRPGVAQSGMMKEYIFRHNHPDRFEYFHPVFEQQLGETYGIMVYQEDVIKIALHYGGLPAADGDILRRAMSGKGRSKAALQKVKDNFFASCAAQGHPLALSQEIYRQIESFAGYSFCKAHSASYAVESYQSLYLKVHYPIEFMVAVINNQGGFYRTEVYVHEAKMSGAAVHNPCVNKSQLETTLYGSDVYLGFMHLQSLESKTAVLIQQEREKNGLYKSLEDFINRIPIGIEAIQILIFIGAFRFTGKTKNQLLVIARLILVNFKPENRAPMLLHEPVKEFVLPQLERSPFEDAFDEIELLGFPVSCSPFDLLQTPFRGSVMAKDLLDHHKKQVRMLAYLISRKHVPTKMGAMYFGTWIDAEGQLFDTAHFTDSLAMYPFQGGGCYLLLGSVEVDYHFPTITVTKMAKMPFIPDPRYEQENDWKYRAQQRIREDVSMTHRAPYPQEHEINIPRLKMSN from the coding sequence ATGTATCTCAACTGCCATTCCTTCCACTCCCTGCGTTATGGCACCATACCGCTTGAAGAGCTGATATCCAAGGCAGCCGCCTTGGGTGTCAGGGCTATGGCACTCACTGATATTAATACCGTAACAGGGATATATGATTTCATAAAAGGATGCCAGGCTGCAGGTATCAAGCCTATTGTCGGAATAGAATTCCGGTCAGAGCATCAGCTTCGCTATATCGGGCTGGCAAAAAATGCGGCGGGCCTTGCTGAGATGAACCGCTTTCTGACCCGGCATAATTTTGAGAATGCCCCGCTTACTTTGTCCGCTCCGGACTTTGAAAATGTTTTTGTGATTTATCCTCTGGAGAATGTGCCCGCAGTTTTAAAAGAACATGAGTTTATCGGGATTCGTCCTGAACAGACCCCTGTACTGATTCTCAGTGACTGGAAGAACCAAATAGACAAGATGGTCGTGCTCCAGCCTGTTACCTTCCGCACCAAAACGGAATACAAGCTGCACAAGATACTGCGGGCCGTCGACCTGAATGTAATTCTTTCACGACTCGGCAATCCCGATTACTGCAGGAAAACAGAAGTGATGGTGGATCTGGGCAGGATCCTGAAATGTTATGAAGGATACCCGCAGATCATTTCCAATACGGAAATGATTATTGAGCAGTGCAATTTTGAATTTGATTTCAAAACGCCGAAAAACAAGAAATACTACACCAATAACAAAAAGGATGACTTGCAGCTTCTGACCACCCTTGCCCAGAAGGGGCTCGAATGGCGCTATGGAAAAAATAATGCAGAAGCAAAATCAAGAATGTTCCGAGAGCTCAAGGTAATTGACCAGCTGGAATTCAGCGGCTATTTTTTAATCACCTGGGATATCATCCGATTCAGCAATTCTCAGAGGTTTCTGCACATTGGGCGTGGCAGCGGCGCCAACAGCATCATCGCCTACTGCCTTGGGATTACCGATATATGTCCTTTGGAACTGGATCTGTATTTTGAGCGTTTTTTGAACCTGAACCGCAAAAGTCCTCCCGATTTTGACATTGACTGGAGCTGGAAGGAACGTGACATAATTCTGGAATACATTTTCTCGCGTTACGGATATGACCATGTGGCATTCTGCGGCACCAATGTAGAATTCAAATATCGTTCTATTTTTCGCGAGGTAGGCAAGGTTTTTGGGCTTCCTAAGGAAGAACTCGATGCGCTTGCCAAAAACCCGATGACCCTGCATCCGGCAAACGAAGTCGTCCGTGAAGTGCAGCAGTACGGCATGATGCTGGAGAAATATCCCAACCAGAGAAGCATGCATTCCTGCGGCATCCTGATTTCCGAAGAGCCCATCACCAACTATTCCGTGCTGGAAATGCCTCCAAAGGGGTTTCCCATCGTGCTTTTTGACATGCATACCGCCGAAGATATCGGGCTTGAAAAGTTTGATATCCTGAGCCAGCGCGGGATCGGCCATATTGATGACAGCGTAAAACTGATTGAGAAAAACCGAGGCATAAGGCTCAACATCCGTGACACCTCGATTTCAAAAGATGAAGCCAGCTGCAACAGCTTTCTTTCAATGGGAAAAACCATAGGCTGTTTTTATATCGAGAGCCCTGCCATGAGAGGGCTGCTGCGGCGTCTGAAATGTGACAATTATAAAACCCTTGTGGCAGCCTCCTCCATCATACGCCCGGGGGTCGCGCAATCGGGAATGATGAAGGAATATATCTTCAGGCACAATCATCCCGACAGGTTTGAATACTTCCATCCGGTGTTCGAGCAGCAGCTCGGGGAAACCTACGGCATTATGGTATATCAGGAAGATGTCATTAAAATTGCCCTGCATTACGGCGGGCTTCCTGCAGCCGACGGGGACATTCTGCGCCGTGCCATGTCTGGAAAAGGACGCTCCAAAGCCGCATTGCAGAAAGTAAAAGACAATTTTTTTGCATCCTGCGCGGCCCAGGGGCACCCCTTGGCGCTCAGCCAGGAAATATACCGCCAGATCGAGTCCTTTGCCGGATATTCGTTCTGCAAGGCACACTCAGCCTCCTATGCCGTGGAAAGCTACCAGAGCCTGTATCTGAAAGTGCATTATCCAATCGAATTTATGGTGGCGGTAATCAACAATCAGGGTGGTTTCTACCGAACCGAAGTGTATGTCCACGAAGCGAAGATGTCAGGGGCGGCAGTGCACAATCCCTGCGTGAACAAAAGCCAGTTGGAAACCACTTTGTATGGTTCCGATGTCTATCTGGGGTTCATGCACCTGCAGAGCCTTGAATCCAAAACAGCTGTTTTGATCCAGCAGGAACGGGAAAAAAATGGGCTTTACAAGTCACTGGAGGATTTTATCAACCGCATACCCATTGGAATTGAAGCCATACAGATTCTGATTTTCATCGGCGCATTCCGGTTCACCGGGAAAACAAAAAACCAGCTGCTGGTCATTGCCCGTCTAATTCTGGTAAACTTCAAGCCCGAGAACCGCGCACCGATGCTGCTTCATGAGCCTGTAAAGGAATTTGTACTGCCGCAGCTGGAACGCTCCCCTTTTGAAGATGCCTTTGATGAGATTGAACTGCTGGGCTTTCCGGTCTCCTGTTCCCCTTTTGATCTGCTTCAGACTCCTTTCAGGGGAAGTGTCATGGCAAAAGACCTTTTGGACCATCATAAAAAACAGGTCCGAATGCTGGCTTATCTGATCTCCCGCAAGCATGTGCCCACAAAGATGGGCGCTATGTATTTCGGCACCTGGATAGATGCTGAAGGGCAGCTTTTTGATACGGCGCATTTTACCGACAGCCTGGCCATGTATCCTTTTCAGGGAGGAGGATGCTACCTGCTGCTGGGCAGTGTGGAAGTGGATTACCATTTCCCCACCATAACGGTTACCAAGATGGCTAAAATGCCCTTTATACCAGATCCGCGCTATGAACAGGAGAACGACTGGAAATACAGGGCGCAGCAGAGAATACGCGAAGATGTGAGCATGACCCATCGCGCTCCCTATCCGCAGGAACATGAAATCAATATTCCAAGGCTTAAAATGAGCAATTAA
- a CDS encoding ABC-three component system middle component 1, with product MKQEVLFKKFSKNALDDELRASFKDIVFFELGEIIFGGSVIVAFVQFDTEDNLKIEWKDFNNFVTAQYLSNIKDEYSKWNFYVFYLSGEKISRELKYEIENNKFSSRKIICEEINSEIDQALINKIISEYIVNDSIDFSLDNEYSDIFSKDLLIEKALGDLVSGVGKNLKEQDLSDVLAKLEKEMNNEN from the coding sequence ATGAAACAAGAGGTATTATTTAAGAAATTTAGTAAAAATGCGCTTGATGATGAATTGAGAGCAAGCTTTAAAGATATAGTTTTTTTTGAGTTAGGAGAAATCATTTTTGGAGGCAGTGTAATAGTGGCATTTGTACAATTCGATACAGAAGATAATTTGAAAATAGAGTGGAAGGATTTTAACAATTTTGTTACGGCTCAGTATCTTTCAAATATTAAAGATGAGTATTCAAAATGGAATTTTTACGTATTTTATCTAAGTGGCGAGAAGATATCAAGGGAGCTCAAATATGAGATAGAGAACAATAAATTTAGCAGCAGAAAAATTATCTGCGAAGAAATTAATTCAGAAATTGACCAGGCATTGATCAATAAAATTATCTCAGAATATATTGTTAATGACAGTATAGATTTTAGTCTCGATAATGAGTATTCAGATATATTTTCAAAGGATTTGTTAATTGAAAAAGCACTTGGAGATTTAGTAAGTGGAGTGGGAAAAAATCTTAAGGAACAAGATTTATCAGATGTATTAGCCAAACTAGAAAAAGAGATGAACAATGAAAATTAA
- a CDS encoding Zn-dependent hydrolase, whose protein sequence is MIIKLLKAYNGDCIHLTYVDSNGVSKNIIIDGGTSTTYTFKDSKGKIADGDLKKTIDAIKPQKIDLLILSHIDDDHIDGFLKWFGNDSDACKSIGEIWFNSGSTIKKYLNDEKAIVSNIEFRFTEGTNTSVPQAVNFEKYISGNGIWNQQIISAGKVFIFDDLNFHILSPNNDKLEKLLDNWQQKAPESVNTARINDYSKTITELIATDNFSEDTDPYNGSSIAFILTKDKLNYIFLGDAHPSLIINELKVFNQDKTRLKAEYLKLSHHGSKKNNPVELFKLIDTDKYLISTNGDMHGHPDKITIARIISVNPKAEFYFNYPELINKIILEKDRKDFPQVKYLESEKI, encoded by the coding sequence ATGATAATAAAATTACTTAAAGCCTACAACGGCGATTGTATTCACTTAACTTATGTTGACAGTAATGGTGTGTCTAAAAACATTATAATTGACGGAGGAACTTCGACAACATATACTTTTAAAGATAGCAAAGGAAAAATAGCAGATGGGGATTTAAAGAAGACAATAGATGCAATTAAACCTCAAAAAATTGATCTGCTGATATTATCACATATTGATGACGACCATATAGACGGTTTTTTAAAATGGTTTGGTAATGATTCTGATGCATGCAAATCAATAGGAGAAATTTGGTTCAATTCTGGCTCTACGATAAAAAAGTATTTAAATGACGAAAAAGCTATCGTTAGCAATATAGAATTTAGATTTACCGAAGGAACTAACACAAGCGTTCCCCAAGCGGTAAATTTTGAAAAATATATTAGCGGAAATGGTATTTGGAACCAGCAGATTATTAGTGCTGGAAAAGTATTTATCTTTGATGATTTGAACTTTCACATTTTATCGCCAAATAACGATAAACTTGAAAAACTGCTTGATAATTGGCAGCAAAAGGCTCCAGAATCCGTTAATACAGCAAGAATTAATGATTACTCAAAGACAATAACTGAACTGATTGCCACTGATAATTTTTCGGAAGACACGGATCCTTACAATGGAAGCTCAATTGCATTTATATTAACAAAAGATAAGTTAAACTATATTTTTTTAGGTGATGCTCATCCATCATTGATTATTAATGAGTTAAAGGTTTTTAATCAAGATAAAACCAGACTTAAGGCTGAATATTTAAAACTCTCTCATCACGGAAGTAAAAAAAATAATCCTGTCGAATTATTTAAACTCATCGATACAGATAAGTATTTAATCAGCACGAATGGTGATATGCACGGGCATCCAGATAAGATAACAATAGCAAGAATAATTAGTGTCAATCCAAAAGCAGAGTTTTATTTTAATTATCCAGAACTAATAAACAAGATAATACTAGAAAAAGATAGAAAGGACTTTCCACAAGTTAAGTATCTGGAGTCCGAAAAAATTTAA
- the dinB gene encoding DNA polymerase IV, translated as MNRAIVHIDMNTFFVSCERLTNSELKGIPLIIGGGERGVVASCSYEARRFGVRSAMPIQMALRLCPQAKVMKGDMELYSRLSHDVTEIIQEKAPVVEKASIDEFYLDITGMDKFYGSYKWTDELAQRITKETGLPLTFALSINKTVSKIGTGEGKQKQNLEIPEHLVQSFLNPLSVRKIPMVGDKTFQLLSRIGIRTIKTLSEMPAEALQRMIGQNGIELWKKANGIDNNPVEPYTERKSISTEHTFSQDTIDIDKLGRVILGMVEKLSYQLRSEQWLTSTVTVKIRYANFDTETKQCRVQYTSADHLLTQTAMDLFDKLYQRRMRLRLIGVRFSGLVRGTYQIDLFNDTQEMLALYQAMDRMKNRYGFDAVMRCAGASFKPNTKDEILKRKK; from the coding sequence ATGAACCGGGCTATTGTACACATTGACATGAACACCTTTTTCGTCTCCTGCGAAAGGCTTACCAATTCAGAGCTTAAAGGGATTCCGCTGATTATCGGCGGGGGCGAGCGCGGCGTTGTGGCTTCCTGCTCCTATGAGGCGCGCCGTTTCGGGGTGCGTTCGGCAATGCCCATCCAGATGGCGCTCAGGCTTTGTCCTCAGGCCAAGGTTATGAAAGGCGATATGGAACTCTATTCAAGGCTCTCCCATGACGTTACCGAAATCATTCAGGAGAAAGCCCCTGTGGTGGAAAAGGCCTCTATTGATGAATTTTATCTTGACATCACCGGAATGGATAAATTCTACGGAAGCTACAAGTGGACCGATGAGCTGGCGCAGCGCATCACAAAGGAAACCGGCCTTCCCCTCACCTTTGCCCTTTCCATCAATAAAACGGTATCGAAGATCGGAACAGGTGAAGGAAAACAGAAACAGAACCTGGAGATCCCGGAGCATCTGGTGCAGTCTTTTTTAAACCCGCTCTCAGTTCGGAAAATACCGATGGTGGGCGATAAAACCTTCCAGCTCTTATCCCGAATCGGCATACGCACCATTAAGACCCTTTCTGAAATGCCAGCCGAAGCGCTCCAGCGCATGATCGGCCAGAACGGCATTGAACTCTGGAAAAAAGCCAATGGCATTGACAACAACCCCGTGGAACCGTATACCGAAAGAAAGTCGATTTCCACCGAGCATACTTTTTCACAGGATACAATCGACATCGACAAGCTTGGAAGGGTTATCCTGGGTATGGTCGAGAAGCTTTCGTATCAGCTGCGCTCCGAGCAGTGGCTCACCTCAACGGTTACGGTCAAGATCCGGTATGCCAACTTTGATACAGAAACCAAGCAGTGCAGGGTGCAGTACACTTCGGCTGACCATCTGCTGACCCAGACCGCAATGGATCTTTTTGACAAACTCTACCAGCGCCGGATGCGCCTGCGCCTGATTGGGGTGCGTTTCAGCGGACTGGTGCGGGGAACCTATCAGATTGACCTGTTTAACGATACCCAGGAAATGCTGGCGCTCTACCAGGCTATGGACCGGATGAAAAACCGTTACGGTTTTGATGCGGTGATGCGCTGCGCCGGTGCTTCCTTTAAGCCGAATACCAAAGACGAAATCTTAAAACGTAAAAAATAA
- a CDS encoding restriction endonuclease — translation MKDQKELDWRKYESVTKYIYETLGQEYQIHIEGYGKDCKITGKSGVKHQIDVLTSETDDTGTYWTAIECKYWDKKVTKDTVMKLLAIINDTEIKRGIIVSKSGYTPDAQQFAKYNNILIVQLREAGAKEKKRQETVHFFDLGINIKINIRRPVVTNIAALGLDGKVIELSESQQYIIFIKKAQGTKSNLFDEIMAFKEFLNNQKPFETATRLHEYKTADLHLQDGIHKIKSIAFTGLLTVQDQNQNRIFSIVDKVWLIMEKIFEKQTFIISETGMIAQNIR, via the coding sequence ATGAAAGACCAAAAGGAACTTGACTGGAGAAAATACGAATCGGTCACAAAATATATTTATGAAACTCTAGGACAGGAATATCAAATACACATTGAGGGATATGGAAAAGACTGCAAAATAACCGGAAAGTCCGGAGTGAAGCATCAGATTGACGTATTGACATCTGAAACAGATGACACCGGAACTTATTGGACAGCAATAGAATGCAAATACTGGGATAAAAAAGTTACCAAAGACACCGTAATGAAGCTCTTGGCCATCATTAATGATACTGAAATAAAACGAGGAATTATAGTATCAAAAAGCGGCTATACCCCCGATGCGCAGCAATTCGCCAAATACAATAACATCTTAATTGTCCAGCTTAGAGAAGCCGGTGCAAAGGAAAAAAAACGACAGGAGACAGTACACTTTTTTGATCTGGGGATCAACATAAAAATAAACATAAGACGCCCCGTAGTCACAAACATTGCCGCACTGGGACTTGATGGTAAAGTAATTGAGCTCAGCGAAAGCCAGCAGTATATTATCTTTATTAAAAAGGCACAAGGGACCAAAAGCAACCTATTTGATGAAATAATGGCATTCAAAGAATTCCTCAACAATCAGAAACCGTTTGAAACAGCAACTCGACTGCATGAGTACAAGACTGCAGATTTGCATCTTCAGGACGGCATCCACAAAATAAAAAGTATTGCCTTTACCGGTTTATTAACAGTTCAGGACCAAAATCAGAACAGGATTTTCTCGATTGTTGACAAGGTGTGGCTGATAATGGAAAAAATTTTCGAGAAGCAGACATTTATCATTTCTGAAACTGGAATGATTGCCCAAAATATACGATAA
- a CDS encoding ABC-three component system protein, which yields MECTLERFTVKVADGSGCLFQPLDSDYSYVLTAKHVVEGVDDLIIVRQVLSTHGEVENQRIEVLERPYFNSDPSKDVAIIKVRKVEGLELLLRSDQYLNEKEGYSLCGHPESRAHEGFSFRSNNLVINNSTEFNYIEGEVEKNVTHSEVIGQSGGGIIKKEETCFLLAGIQIRMVARDNVESLSRIVFAPLSFFDEIIAENNEKLSALFPPYFASLEIIHEEVFPLTGILLTPQKEELLKNQLKIIAKNLCEVFRVQDVLDFYKDSIIANGTDKSYVSHKQLWIAFLELISINQLSIFDRDLTFEDLRAIRKKHNLIFIDCNNWVKKLDLIMKSDLSSVDSGGYIVVSSTKDTKPTTVELDTDYVQDICSVPAEQMLISSSVTKVAEDLKIIHIYKFQKHIIENFNSFRNINVSNVKQTIIDETRGII from the coding sequence ATGGAATGTACTTTAGAACGCTTTACAGTAAAAGTTGCAGATGGCAGCGGCTGCCTATTCCAACCTTTAGATAGCGATTATAGTTATGTTCTTACAGCAAAGCATGTAGTGGAAGGAGTTGATGATTTAATAATAGTCAGGCAAGTTCTTTCTACTCATGGTGAGGTTGAGAACCAAAGAATAGAGGTTTTGGAGAGACCATATTTTAATTCAGATCCTAGTAAAGACGTCGCAATAATTAAGGTCAGAAAGGTAGAAGGATTGGAGTTGCTTTTACGCTCAGATCAGTATCTAAATGAAAAAGAAGGATATAGTTTGTGCGGGCATCCAGAATCTAGAGCACATGAGGGATTCTCCTTTAGAAGCAACAATTTAGTTATCAACAATTCTACAGAGTTTAATTACATTGAAGGGGAAGTTGAAAAAAATGTTACTCATTCTGAAGTTATAGGTCAGTCAGGCGGAGGAATTATAAAGAAAGAAGAGACATGTTTTTTACTAGCTGGAATACAGATAAGAATGGTTGCCCGTGATAATGTTGAATCTCTATCAAGGATTGTTTTTGCTCCACTGTCTTTTTTTGATGAAATTATTGCAGAAAACAACGAAAAGCTATCAGCCTTGTTTCCTCCATATTTTGCTTCTTTAGAGATTATTCATGAAGAGGTATTTCCATTAACAGGAATATTATTGACACCTCAAAAGGAGGAATTGTTGAAAAATCAGTTAAAAATAATCGCAAAAAATTTATGTGAAGTATTTCGGGTGCAGGATGTCTTAGATTTTTATAAAGATTCAATTATTGCTAATGGAACAGATAAATCGTATGTTTCACATAAGCAACTTTGGATCGCATTTTTAGAATTAATCTCAATAAACCAGTTGTCAATTTTTGATAGAGACTTGACCTTTGAAGATCTTAGGGCTATAAGAAAAAAGCATAATCTAATTTTCATTGATTGCAATAATTGGGTTAAAAAACTTGATTTAATCATGAAGTCAGATCTGTCTTCTGTTGATTCAGGAGGCTACATTGTTGTCAGCAGCACGAAAGATACTAAACCTACTACGGTGGAACTCGATACTGATTATGTTCAGGATATTTGCAGTGTTCCAGCTGAACAAATGTTGATTAGCAGTTCTGTAACTAAAGTTGCGGAAGATTTAAAAATAATACATATTTATAAGTTTCAAAAACATATAATTGAAAATTTTAATTCTTTCAGAAATATTAACGTAAGTAATGTAAAACAAACTATAATTGATGAAACAAGAGGTATTATTTAA
- a CDS encoding nucleotidyltransferase has protein sequence MNEIRKEYLASILEKMGQVLDITPTQHKEAVAKYEAVANYLKGDETIAQYDLHMYPQGSFGLGTVTKPDSDVDELDIDLVCELKRGTHQIFTQKRLKNLIGDRLLSGMYKDMVCRPDGRRCWRIDYAESTRFHLDVLAAIPDSTPSITGLPEIKDYSNTAISITDKEHPDYEFYSRGWPKSNPLGYREWFKAQMLVQLNEGRRMFSAKNNVKIDDVPDYEIKTPLQRAIQLMKRHRNQMFSESSSLSYDDKPISIIITTLAARAYGNEANLYDALMNILEGMPGYIKRKNIGGKTVTWIENPVDHRENFADKWEEHPVRELNFYLWLDEAKRFFSKLLSADTIQNLNESMRRSMGDKLVTKTLSEFGESARMARESGRLGFVAGSGIITESADKKIPNHTFHGNKE, from the coding sequence ATGAATGAGATCAGAAAAGAGTACCTAGCTTCCATTTTAGAGAAAATGGGACAGGTTTTAGATATTACCCCGACCCAGCACAAGGAAGCTGTGGCAAAATATGAGGCAGTGGCAAATTACTTAAAAGGGGATGAGACCATTGCACAGTATGACCTGCACATGTACCCGCAGGGATCCTTCGGGTTGGGAACAGTGACAAAACCTGATTCGGATGTGGATGAGCTTGACATTGATCTGGTCTGCGAACTGAAAAGGGGAACCCATCAGATTTTTACCCAGAAGAGATTAAAGAACCTGATCGGGGACAGACTGCTTTCGGGCATGTATAAAGATATGGTCTGCAGGCCTGACGGGAGAAGATGCTGGCGTATTGATTATGCCGAGTCCACCAGATTCCATCTGGATGTTCTGGCTGCTATTCCGGACTCTACTCCCTCGATCACGGGCCTGCCGGAGATTAAGGATTATTCCAACACGGCTATCAGCATTACAGATAAGGAGCATCCCGACTATGAGTTCTACAGCAGAGGCTGGCCTAAATCCAACCCTCTGGGCTACAGGGAGTGGTTTAAGGCGCAGATGCTGGTGCAGCTTAATGAGGGAAGGCGTATGTTCTCGGCAAAAAACAATGTCAAGATTGACGATGTGCCGGATTACGAAATTAAAACGCCGCTGCAGCGTGCGATCCAGCTGATGAAAAGGCACCGCAACCAGATGTTTTCAGAAAGCAGTTCGCTCAGCTATGATGACAAGCCGATCAGCATTATCATAACCACTCTGGCAGCAAGAGCTTACGGTAATGAGGCTAACCTCTATGATGCTCTTATGAATATATTGGAGGGTATGCCTGGTTATATAAAGAGAAAAAACATTGGAGGAAAAACCGTGACCTGGATCGAAAATCCTGTGGACCATCGTGAAAATTTTGCAGACAAATGGGAGGAGCATCCGGTAAGGGAACTGAATTTCTATCTCTGGCTGGATGAGGCGAAGAGATTCTTCTCAAAGCTGCTTTCTGCCGACACGATACAGAATCTAAATGAATCGATGCGCCGATCCATGGGGGATAAGCTGGTAACAAAAACGCTTTCTGAATTCGGCGAATCCGCCAGAATGGCACGTGAGTCGGGAAGACTGGGTTTTGTGGCTGGTTCTGGCATTATTACCGAATCAGCGGATAAAAAGATTCCAAACCATACCTTCCATGGCAATAAAGAATAA
- a CDS encoding DUF3892 domain-containing protein, with protein MAEYRISGIWTDDKGGITHYAVHERIKNRDGKGYTINKAIKKSKAETITLVESKNNTVKTFMWKYKEAMWQGGEDVHVVNGASGKFLRSNHDSTVQDNLRHLIDYSWIY; from the coding sequence ATGGCTGAATACAGAATATCAGGAATCTGGACAGATGATAAAGGGGGAATAACCCATTATGCTGTTCATGAAAGAATTAAAAACAGAGATGGAAAAGGATACACCATCAATAAAGCAATTAAAAAATCAAAAGCGGAAACTATTACGCTGGTGGAGAGTAAAAACAATACTGTTAAAACCTTTATGTGGAAATACAAAGAAGCCATGTGGCAGGGCGGAGAAGATGTGCATGTGGTCAATGGCGCAAGCGGAAAGTTTTTAAGAAGCAACCATGATAGTACGGTTCAGGATAACCTTCGGCATTTAATTGATTACAGCTGGATCTATTAG
- a CDS encoding SAVED domain-containing protein: MKENQTKTKKVKRPPIDPKVKLKLWLKSGGRCQYRGCNEILFEDSLTFKDLNKSYIAHIYGYAPGSARYDAMKSPELETDFSNLMLMCDACHRKIDREEKDEHPAGLLLEMKQEHEQRIEYLTGIDGTFRTRLILYNAKIGKFNPPMDAGAMRRMIVQKNCFPHKETVHLGPDNTVVEDSEGLYWEYESRSLETYFEKKIQPYLNSSAEHFSVFPFAPMPLLVKLGVLLGDKYKVDTYQYHREPQGWQWNDTSDFGDFTLKEPSSKSGTAVLNISFSADISDERILDVFPEQDVSIWKLTIDDPRLDFLKSADILPKLRIAARHALNRIKQEHGHHGELHVFPAMPVSAAVEFGRSWMPKVDLPLVLYDGRDKFLKTIEIKRA, from the coding sequence ATGAAGGAGAACCAAACCAAAACCAAGAAAGTAAAAAGACCTCCGATTGACCCGAAAGTCAAGCTGAAGCTCTGGCTTAAGTCGGGAGGGAGGTGCCAGTACCGCGGCTGCAACGAGATTTTATTTGAAGACAGCCTGACCTTTAAGGATCTAAATAAATCCTATATAGCCCATATTTACGGTTACGCCCCGGGTTCGGCCAGATATGATGCGATGAAGTCTCCGGAGCTGGAGACTGATTTTTCCAATTTAATGCTGATGTGCGACGCCTGCCACAGAAAAATCGACAGGGAGGAGAAGGATGAGCACCCTGCTGGGCTTCTTCTGGAAATGAAGCAGGAACATGAGCAGAGAATCGAGTATCTGACCGGTATTGACGGCACTTTCAGGACACGTCTGATTCTGTACAATGCTAAAATCGGAAAATTCAATCCTCCGATGGATGCCGGTGCCATGCGCCGGATGATTGTGCAGAAAAACTGTTTTCCTCATAAGGAAACTGTACATCTGGGACCGGATAATACGGTGGTGGAAGACAGCGAAGGGCTGTACTGGGAGTATGAGAGCAGGTCGTTGGAAACTTATTTTGAGAAGAAAATCCAGCCGTACCTTAATTCTTCGGCTGAGCATTTTTCGGTATTTCCTTTTGCTCCGATGCCGCTGCTGGTAAAACTTGGGGTTTTGCTCGGCGATAAGTACAAAGTGGACACCTATCAGTACCACAGGGAACCGCAGGGCTGGCAGTGGAATGATACGTCAGATTTCGGCGATTTCACCCTGAAGGAGCCATCGTCCAAAAGCGGAACTGCGGTATTAAATATTTCATTCAGCGCCGATATCAGTGATGAGAGAATTCTGGATGTTTTTCCTGAGCAGGATGTTTCGATCTGGAAGCTTACCATCGATGATCCCAGACTTGATTTCTTAAAAAGCGCCGATATTCTGCCTAAGTTAAGAATAGCGGCACGGCATGCCTTGAACCGGATAAAGCAGGAGCACGGACATCACGGCGAGCTTCATGTTTTTCCGGCAATGCCTGTTTCGGCGGCGGTTGAATTCGGGAGATCGTGGATGCCTAAAGTGGACCTGCCTCTGGTGTTATACGATGGAAGGGACAAATTTTTAAAAACAATAGAAATCAAAAGAGCGTAA